In Sphingomonas panacisoli, one genomic interval encodes:
- a CDS encoding sulfotransferase family protein translates to MALQVIGAGLGRTGTMTLKTALETLGFAPCHHMVEVFANMQRQAPFWLRAAKGEAVDWEELFAAYNASVDWPSAHFYAQLADRYPDAKVILTRRDPQRWYESMAETILKAMSANGPDPAPDDHPMKFVDIIIAEKTFGRDFSAANVIAAFERHNAEVQQVIPADRLLVFEAVQGWRPLCDFLGVAAPDTTFPRTNSREEFWQHTMPGELVETPMPAAT, encoded by the coding sequence ATGGCTTTACAGGTGATCGGTGCGGGGCTCGGCCGCACGGGGACGATGACGCTCAAGACCGCGCTGGAGACGCTCGGCTTCGCGCCGTGTCATCATATGGTCGAGGTGTTCGCGAACATGCAGCGACAAGCACCGTTCTGGCTGCGCGCGGCCAAGGGCGAAGCGGTCGATTGGGAGGAACTGTTCGCGGCCTACAACGCCAGCGTCGATTGGCCGAGCGCGCATTTCTACGCCCAACTCGCCGACCGCTATCCGGACGCCAAGGTCATCCTGACCAGGCGCGACCCGCAACGCTGGTACGAGAGCATGGCGGAAACGATCCTGAAGGCGATGAGCGCGAACGGTCCCGACCCGGCGCCCGACGACCACCCGATGAAATTCGTCGACATCATCATCGCCGAAAAGACGTTCGGCCGCGATTTCAGCGCGGCCAACGTCATCGCCGCGTTCGAGCGGCACAATGCCGAGGTCCAGCAGGTCATCCCCGCCGATCGCCTGCTGGTGTTCGAAGCCGTGCAAGGCTGGCGTCCGCTCTGCGATTTCCTGGGCGTCGCAGCTCCCGATACGACGTTCCCGCGCACCAACTCGCGCGAGGAATTCTGGCAGCACACGATGCCTGGCGAACTGGTCGAGACCCCGATGCCCGCGGCGACCTGA
- a CDS encoding dihydrolipoamide acetyltransferase family protein: MARFEFRLPDIGEGIAEAEIVAWHVKVGDTVSEDQQLADMMTDKATVEMESPVAGTVVSLAGEVGDQVPIGSTLVVIEVEGDAPADEPKDIGEEVAHQLGIEDEGTQEAETPGLADVEGKTPAYETPSAPAKAGAVATESAPSPELRPAPEHGKAVLASPAVRQRAKELGVDLGQVKADGDRVRHADLDAFLRYQSGQGYHAPHASRARDDEAIKVIGMRRKIAENMAASKRNIPHFTYVDEIDVTALEDMRADLNANRGPRPKLTMLPLLIVAICRSLPDFPMLNARYDDEGGVVTRSGRVHLGMAAQTDAGLTVPVIRDAQDKNVWQLASEISRLAEAARAGKLKPDEMGGGTITVTSLGPLGGIATTPVINRPEVAIIGPNKIVERPVFDGDEIRRAKLMNLSISCDHRVVDGWDAASYVQLLKKYLETPVLLFAD; encoded by the coding sequence ATGGCTCGTTTCGAATTTCGCTTGCCCGACATCGGCGAAGGCATTGCCGAGGCCGAGATCGTCGCGTGGCACGTCAAGGTCGGCGATACCGTCAGCGAGGATCAGCAGCTCGCCGACATGATGACCGACAAGGCGACGGTCGAAATGGAATCACCGGTCGCGGGCACCGTGGTGAGCCTGGCGGGCGAAGTGGGCGATCAGGTGCCGATCGGATCGACTCTGGTGGTCATCGAGGTCGAGGGCGACGCGCCTGCCGATGAGCCTAAGGATATCGGCGAGGAAGTCGCCCACCAGCTAGGCATCGAGGACGAAGGCACGCAGGAAGCGGAAACCCCCGGCCTCGCCGATGTCGAGGGCAAGACGCCGGCTTACGAAACTCCCAGTGCTCCGGCGAAGGCCGGAGCGGTGGCAACCGAGAGCGCGCCGTCGCCAGAGCTCCGGCCTGCGCCGGAGCACGGCAAAGCGGTTTTGGCCTCCCCCGCGGTGCGTCAGCGCGCGAAGGAGCTCGGCGTCGATCTGGGTCAGGTGAAGGCCGATGGCGACCGCGTGCGTCACGCCGATCTCGACGCCTTCCTCCGCTATCAATCGGGCCAGGGCTATCACGCGCCGCACGCCAGTCGCGCCCGCGACGACGAAGCGATCAAGGTCATCGGCATGCGCCGCAAGATCGCGGAGAACATGGCTGCGTCGAAGCGCAACATCCCGCACTTCACGTATGTCGACGAGATCGACGTGACCGCGCTCGAAGACATGCGCGCGGACCTGAATGCCAATCGTGGCCCGCGTCCCAAGCTGACCATGCTGCCGCTACTGATCGTCGCGATCTGTCGCTCGCTGCCCGACTTCCCGATGCTCAACGCGCGTTACGACGACGAAGGCGGGGTGGTGACGCGGAGCGGCCGCGTTCATCTCGGCATGGCGGCGCAGACCGATGCCGGCCTGACCGTTCCCGTCATCCGCGACGCGCAGGACAAGAATGTCTGGCAGCTCGCGAGCGAGATCAGTCGCCTCGCCGAGGCCGCGCGCGCCGGCAAGCTCAAGCCGGACGAAATGGGCGGCGGCACGATCACCGTCACCTCGCTCGGCCCGCTCGGCGGGATCGCGACGACGCCGGTCATCAACCGCCCCGAAGTCGCGATCATCGGCCCGAACAAGATCGTCGAGCGCCCCGTGTTCGACGGCGACGAAATCCGCCGCGCCAAGCTGATGAACCTGTCGATCAGCTGCGACCACCGCGTCGTCGATGGCTGGGACGCGGCGAGCTATGTCCAGTTGCTCAAGAAATATCTCGAGACGCCGGTCCTGCTGTTCGCCGACTGA
- a CDS encoding alpha-ketoacid dehydrogenase subunit beta: protein MNMIQAINSALDVMMARDPDVIVMGEDVGYFGGVFRATAGLQAKHGKTRVFDTPITECGIVGVAVGMGAYGLRPVPEIQFADYIYPALDQLVSEAARLRYRSAGEFIAPMTIRSPYGGGIFGGQTHSQSPEGIFTHVSGVKTVIPATPYDAKGLLIAAIEDNDPTIFFEPKRIYNGPFNGHWDRPAENWSKHPGGEVPEGYYKVPLGKANIARSGEALTIICYGTMVHVCQKVVEEAGVDAEIIDLRTLVPLDIDTIEESVKKTGRCMIVHEATRTSGFGAELSALVQERCFYHLEAPIERVTGFDTPYPHSLEWAYFPGPVRIGQALKKIMKD, encoded by the coding sequence ATGAACATGATCCAAGCGATCAACTCGGCGCTCGACGTGATGATGGCGCGCGACCCCGACGTGATCGTGATGGGCGAGGATGTCGGCTATTTCGGCGGCGTGTTCCGCGCGACGGCGGGGCTGCAGGCCAAGCACGGCAAGACGCGCGTGTTCGATACGCCGATCACCGAATGCGGCATCGTCGGCGTCGCGGTCGGCATGGGCGCGTATGGCCTGCGCCCGGTGCCGGAAATCCAGTTCGCCGATTACATCTACCCCGCGCTCGACCAGCTCGTTTCGGAAGCGGCACGCCTCCGCTATCGTTCGGCGGGCGAGTTCATCGCGCCGATGACGATTCGCTCGCCCTATGGCGGTGGCATTTTCGGGGGGCAGACGCACTCGCAATCGCCCGAGGGAATCTTCACGCACGTCTCGGGTGTGAAGACGGTGATCCCGGCGACGCCCTACGACGCCAAGGGGCTGTTGATCGCCGCGATCGAGGACAACGACCCGACGATCTTCTTCGAGCCCAAGCGCATCTATAACGGCCCGTTCAACGGCCATTGGGATCGCCCGGCGGAAAACTGGTCGAAACATCCCGGCGGCGAAGTGCCCGAGGGATATTACAAGGTGCCGCTGGGCAAGGCGAATATCGCGCGCTCGGGCGAGGCGCTGACGATCATCTGTTACGGCACGATGGTCCATGTGTGCCAGAAGGTGGTCGAGGAAGCCGGTGTCGATGCCGAGATCATCGACCTGCGCACGCTCGTCCCGCTCGACATCGACACGATCGAGGAGTCGGTGAAGAAGACCGGCCGCTGCATGATCGTGCATGAAGCAACGCGCACATCGGGCTTCGGCGCGGAATTGTCGGCGCTCGTCCAGGAACGCTGCTTCTACCATCTCGAGGCGCCGATCGAACGCGTGACCGGTTTCGACACGCCCTACCCCCACAGCCTCGAATGGGCCTATTTCCCCGGTCCCGTCCGCATCGGACAGGCGCTCAAGAAGATCATGAAGGACTGA
- a CDS encoding 3-methyl-2-oxobutanoate dehydrogenase (2-methylpropanoyl-transferring) subunit alpha: MASESPRANLKPLSLHVPEPKFRPGDAVDFTAVDIPAAGAARRPDTADEAKEFIDLAYSMVRVLDENNRAVGPWDPKLTPDTLRKMLRNMALVRAFDERMFRAQRQGKTSFYMKSLGEEAVSIGAAAALAADDMVFPSYRQQGVLISRGCPLEDMMNQIYSNSGDKLQGKQLPIMYSERRYSFFSISGNLTTQYPQAVGWAMASASKGDTRIAATWCGEGSTAEGDFHSALTFATVYRAPVIFNVVNNQWAISSFSGFAGAEATTFAARAVGYGIAGLRVDGNDALAVYAATEWAAERARTNQGPTLIEHFTYRAEGHSTSDDPSQYRSAGEPTAWPLGDPVMRLKNHLIALGEWDEERHAAQDLELAEMVKAAQKEAEKNGILGHGLHQPLDTLFDGVFEEMPWHLREQQAQMMAEEEASGRPWARKK, translated from the coding sequence ATGGCCAGCGAGTCCCCGCGCGCCAATTTGAAGCCTTTGTCGCTGCATGTCCCCGAGCCCAAGTTCCGGCCGGGCGACGCGGTCGATTTCACGGCGGTCGACATCCCGGCCGCAGGCGCCGCGCGGCGCCCTGACACCGCGGACGAGGCGAAGGAGTTCATCGACCTCGCTTATTCGATGGTCCGCGTCCTCGATGAAAACAACCGCGCGGTCGGGCCGTGGGACCCCAAGCTGACACCCGACACGCTCCGCAAGATGCTCCGCAACATGGCGCTGGTCCGCGCGTTCGACGAGCGCATGTTCCGCGCACAGCGGCAGGGCAAGACCAGTTTCTACATGAAGTCGCTGGGCGAAGAGGCGGTGTCGATCGGCGCGGCCGCGGCGCTGGCCGCCGACGACATGGTGTTCCCGAGCTATCGCCAGCAAGGCGTGCTGATCTCGCGCGGTTGTCCGCTCGAGGACATGATGAACCAGATCTATTCGAATTCGGGCGACAAGCTGCAGGGCAAGCAGCTGCCGATCATGTATTCGGAGCGGCGCTACTCCTTCTTCTCGATCTCCGGCAATTTGACCACGCAATATCCGCAGGCGGTCGGCTGGGCGATGGCCAGCGCATCGAAGGGCGACACGCGGATCGCGGCGACCTGGTGCGGCGAGGGATCGACCGCGGAGGGCGACTTCCACTCGGCCCTGACCTTCGCGACGGTCTATCGCGCGCCGGTGATCTTCAACGTCGTCAACAATCAATGGGCGATCAGTTCGTTCTCGGGCTTTGCGGGTGCCGAGGCGACGACGTTCGCGGCGCGTGCGGTGGGCTATGGGATCGCGGGCCTGCGGGTCGACGGCAACGATGCGCTCGCGGTCTATGCCGCGACCGAATGGGCGGCCGAGCGCGCGCGGACCAATCAGGGTCCGACGCTGATCGAGCATTTCACGTATCGCGCGGAAGGGCATTCGACCTCCGACGATCCCAGCCAGTATCGCTCCGCCGGCGAGCCGACCGCCTGGCCGCTCGGCGATCCGGTCATGCGGCTGAAGAACCATTTGATCGCGCTCGGCGAATGGGACGAGGAGCGCCACGCGGCGCAGGACCTGGAACTCGCTGAGATGGTCAAGGCGGCGCAGAAGGAAGCCGAGAAGAACGGAATCCTTGGCCACGGCCTGCACCAGCCGCTCGACACCTTGTTCGACGGCGTGTTCGAGGAGATGCCCTGGCACCTGCGCGAGCAGCAGGCGCAGATGATGGCGGAAGAAGAAGCGAGCGGCCGGCCATGGGCACGCAAGAAATGA
- a CDS encoding fumarylacetoacetate hydrolase family protein, which yields MKLASLKHGRDGKLVVVSDDLAWCADASHIAPTLQAALDDWDRLLPDLIVLATDVRNQAIPLDRFHEHDAASPLPRAYQWADGSAYVNHVALVRQARSAEMPDTFWHDPLMYQGGSDGFLGPRDPIPLADESWGCDLEAEVVVVTGDVPLGASREQALDAILLVGLTNDVSLRNLIPGELAKGFGFFQSKPASAFSPVFVTPDALGDWWKDGKLHRKLMVDLNGEPFGRAEAGEDMTFDFGTLVAHAAKTRRLGAGTIVGSGTVSNRDSDGGPGKPIAEGGVGYSCLAEIRTIETINGGKPVTPFLKAGDTIRIWAEDDKHHPIFGVIEQTVGA from the coding sequence ATGAAACTGGCCAGCCTGAAGCATGGACGCGACGGCAAGCTCGTCGTGGTGTCGGACGACCTCGCCTGGTGCGCCGACGCCAGCCATATCGCGCCGACCCTGCAAGCCGCGCTCGACGATTGGGACCGGCTGCTGCCCGATTTGATCGTGCTGGCGACCGACGTGCGCAACCAGGCGATCCCGCTCGACCGCTTCCACGAACACGACGCCGCGTCGCCGTTGCCGCGCGCCTATCAATGGGCGGACGGGTCGGCCTACGTGAACCACGTCGCCCTGGTGCGGCAGGCGCGGTCGGCGGAAATGCCCGATACGTTCTGGCACGACCCGCTCATGTACCAGGGCGGATCGGACGGATTCCTGGGCCCGCGCGACCCGATCCCGCTCGCCGACGAAAGCTGGGGCTGTGACTTGGAGGCAGAGGTCGTGGTGGTGACCGGCGACGTGCCGCTCGGCGCCAGCCGCGAGCAGGCGCTCGACGCGATCCTGCTGGTCGGGCTGACCAACGATGTATCCTTGCGCAACCTCATTCCCGGCGAACTCGCCAAGGGGTTCGGGTTCTTCCAGTCGAAGCCCGCCAGCGCCTTCTCGCCGGTGTTCGTCACGCCCGATGCGCTCGGCGACTGGTGGAAGGACGGCAAGCTCCATCGCAAGTTGATGGTCGATCTCAACGGCGAGCCGTTCGGTCGTGCCGAGGCGGGCGAGGATATGACCTTCGACTTCGGCACGCTCGTCGCGCACGCGGCGAAGACCCGGAGACTTGGCGCCGGAACGATCGTCGGGTCGGGTACCGTATCCAACCGCGACAGCGATGGCGGCCCCGGCAAACCGATCGCCGAGGGTGGCGTCGGTTATTCCTGCCTCGCCGAGATCCGCACGATCGAGACGATCAACGGCGGCAAGCCGGTCACGCCGTTCCTCAAGGCGGGTGACACCATCCGCATCTGGGCGGAGGACGACAAGCACCACCCGATCTTCGGTGTCATCGAGCAAACCGTCGGAGCGTGA
- a CDS encoding acyl-CoA dehydrogenase family protein: protein MTPDTVPGRSAYNEDHEAFRQTVRSFLQKEGVPNVGEWEKNRLVPKEFWAKAGEIGMLCPTVPEEYGGLGLDFGYNAIVDEEMSYIGVPAGFSLQSDIVCGYLESYGSEEQKKQWLPRLVSGETITAIAMTEPGTGSDLQSIRTSAKKDGNHYVVNGSKTYITNGQNADLVLVVAKTDPDAKPAYKGMSIILIEADREGFKRGRKLDKIGQDAADTSELFFEDVRVPMTNCLGEEGKGFIYLMSQLPQERLSIAVGTQASAQKAFDETVEFTKTRKAFAGMVFDFQNTKFVLADLAAKLQVGWAHLDWAIQRHLKGELTPTEGAAAKLWHTELQWEVMDKCLQLHGGAGYMNEYPIARMWRAARVSRIYGGTNEIMKELIGRSL from the coding sequence ATGACCCCCGACACCGTCCCCGGGCGTTCCGCATACAACGAGGATCACGAGGCGTTCCGCCAGACCGTGCGGTCTTTCCTGCAGAAGGAAGGCGTGCCGAACGTCGGCGAGTGGGAGAAGAATCGCCTCGTCCCCAAGGAATTCTGGGCAAAGGCCGGCGAAATCGGGATGCTGTGTCCGACCGTGCCGGAGGAATATGGTGGGCTGGGGCTCGATTTCGGGTACAATGCGATCGTCGATGAGGAGATGTCGTATATCGGCGTCCCCGCGGGCTTCTCGCTCCAGTCCGACATCGTTTGCGGTTATCTCGAAAGCTACGGCTCCGAAGAGCAGAAGAAGCAATGGCTGCCGCGCCTGGTCTCGGGCGAAACCATCACCGCGATCGCGATGACCGAGCCGGGGACGGGTTCCGACCTGCAATCGATCCGCACCTCGGCGAAAAAGGACGGCAACCATTACGTCGTCAACGGCAGTAAGACCTATATCACCAACGGCCAGAACGCCGATCTGGTGCTGGTCGTCGCCAAGACCGATCCCGACGCGAAGCCTGCCTATAAGGGCATGTCGATCATCCTGATCGAGGCCGACCGCGAGGGGTTCAAGCGGGGGCGCAAGCTCGACAAGATCGGCCAGGACGCGGCCGACACGTCGGAACTGTTCTTCGAGGACGTGCGCGTCCCGATGACCAATTGCCTGGGTGAGGAGGGGAAGGGCTTCATCTATCTGATGAGCCAGTTGCCGCAGGAACGCCTGTCGATCGCGGTCGGCACGCAGGCGTCGGCGCAGAAGGCGTTCGACGAGACGGTCGAGTTCACCAAGACGCGCAAGGCGTTTGCGGGAATGGTGTTCGATTTCCAGAACACCAAGTTCGTGCTCGCCGATCTTGCCGCCAAACTTCAGGTCGGCTGGGCGCACCTCGACTGGGCGATCCAGCGGCATCTGAAGGGCGAACTCACGCCGACCGAGGGCGCAGCCGCCAAGCTGTGGCACACCGAGCTGCAATGGGAGGTGATGGACAAGTGCCTCCAGCTGCATGGCGGCGCCGGCTACATGAACGAATACCCCATCGCGCGGATGTGGCGCGCGGCGCGAGTGTCGCGGATCTACGGCGGGACCAACGAGATCATGAAGGAGCTGATCGGGCGGAGTCTCTAG
- a CDS encoding ABC-F family ATP-binding cassette domain-containing protein, which produces MDSLSLSTPDGRPLFHDLTLSFGRQRSALVGRNGCGKSTLLRAMVGDVTPAAGSITCAGKIALLQQDWPDPTISLAQALDVAEPLARLQRIEAGNGDEADFAAADWTLDERIAAALDAVGLVGIDLERPLATLSGGQRTRIAVARETIAAPDLLLLDEPTNNLDADGRTAIADLIARWNGGVVVASHDRALLESMERIVELAPVGCRLVTGGWSDFVAIRDAERAAATADLDRAETGLRQAERAAQTQREKQARRDKTGRAFGASGSAPRILLGAMKRRAEATAGRISHLADRQIGDAESAHDNARSRIELVTPLAIDLPPSGLSSSRELLRIEQAVMERAGRRIGPIDLSIRGPERVALTGANGTGKTSILALAVGEIEPVAGSVWRSDRMALLDQHVGLLDRDTTILANLRALNPDLSENDAYAALARFAFRNVAAERIVGTLSGGERLRAGLACVLSVARPPQLLLLDEPTNHLDLDSIEVLETALRGYDGALLVVSHDAAFLQAIGVEREVILPFPSLEGRG; this is translated from the coding sequence TTGGATTCGCTGTCGCTCTCGACGCCTGACGGCCGTCCGCTTTTTCACGATCTGACGCTTTCGTTCGGCCGTCAGCGCTCCGCGTTGGTCGGGCGTAACGGCTGCGGCAAATCGACGCTGCTTCGCGCGATGGTGGGCGACGTAACGCCCGCAGCCGGCAGCATCACGTGCGCCGGAAAAATCGCGTTGCTGCAGCAGGACTGGCCCGATCCGACGATCAGCCTCGCCCAGGCGCTCGACGTCGCCGAACCGCTCGCGCGACTGCAGCGCATCGAAGCGGGCAACGGCGACGAAGCCGATTTCGCCGCGGCCGATTGGACGCTCGACGAGCGGATCGCCGCCGCGCTCGACGCGGTCGGGTTGGTTGGGATTGACCTGGAGCGCCCGCTGGCAACGCTAAGCGGTGGGCAGCGCACGCGGATCGCGGTCGCGCGCGAGACCATCGCCGCGCCCGACCTGCTGCTGCTCGACGAACCGACCAACAATCTCGACGCCGACGGCCGCACCGCGATCGCCGATCTGATCGCAAGGTGGAATGGCGGCGTCGTGGTCGCGAGCCACGACCGCGCCTTGCTGGAATCGATGGAGCGGATCGTCGAACTGGCCCCGGTCGGTTGCCGGCTGGTCACCGGCGGCTGGTCCGACTTCGTCGCCATCCGCGACGCCGAACGCGCGGCGGCCACCGCCGACCTCGACCGGGCCGAAACCGGCCTTCGTCAGGCCGAGCGCGCGGCACAGACGCAACGCGAGAAGCAGGCGCGGCGCGACAAGACCGGGCGCGCGTTCGGCGCCTCGGGCAGCGCGCCCCGAATCCTGCTCGGCGCGATGAAACGCCGGGCCGAGGCAACGGCGGGCCGCATCAGCCATCTCGCCGACCGCCAGATCGGCGACGCTGAATCCGCGCACGACAACGCGCGGTCGCGGATCGAGCTGGTGACGCCGCTCGCCATCGACTTGCCGCCCAGCGGGCTATCCTCGTCGCGTGAGTTGTTGCGGATCGAGCAGGCGGTGATGGAACGCGCAGGGCGGCGAATCGGGCCGATCGACCTTTCCATCCGCGGTCCCGAGCGCGTCGCGCTGACCGGCGCCAACGGCACCGGCAAGACGAGCATATTGGCGCTTGCCGTCGGCGAGATCGAACCGGTCGCGGGCAGCGTGTGGCGGTCGGACCGAATGGCGTTGCTCGACCAGCATGTCGGCTTGCTCGATCGCGACACGACGATCCTTGCCAATCTGCGCGCGCTCAACCCCGACCTGAGCGAGAATGACGCCTATGCCGCACTCGCGCGCTTCGCGTTTCGTAACGTCGCGGCCGAGCGGATCGTCGGTACGCTGTCGGGCGGCGAGCGGCTGCGCGCGGGGCTAGCGTGCGTGCTGTCGGTCGCGCGACCACCGCAACTGCTGTTGCTCGACGAGCCGACCAACCATCTCGACCTCGATTCGATCGAGGTGCTGGAAACGGCGCTACGCGGTTACGATGGCGCGCTGCTCGTGGTCAGCCACGACGCGGCGTTTCTGCAGGCGATTGGCGTGGAGCGGGAGGTGATACTTCCGTTCCCCTCCCTGGAAGGGAGGGGTTAG